TGAATAATTATCGAACCATCGTTGTATTTTGCTTGATTGACTATATACTATTTGTTCGTTTCATTTTTGCCTAGCTTTTATAAaagttataaaaattataatttttttatttttattttttgacattttctgTTGCGAAGCTGTGATATTGAACGGGTTTTGTTCAATGCCCTAGTCGAAACTCAATCAAAAGTGTTTGCggaaatatatacatttatattttcatatggTCCCGATTTAtctacatttatatattttaactaAATAGGATCTTGTGATTTTTTATTCGATCCCATGGTCCCAATTTATGGACCCCATTTGATCCTGAGTAGGATCATGATGATGACAACCTTGGTCCGAGTTTCCATAAATATCAAGGTTCCCTCAATGGCGCGGCCATGCTTCAGACATTCTCTGGCTGTCGAGGGTCAAAAGAAGAAGTCTTCGCGAGTGGATCTTGCTTGTCCTTGGATTCATGGCTAGCCGGTACTTCCTTGGAGCGGTAGAGTACAAAATGCTGGAACATGAAGAGGAGATCGAAGAATATTGATACCTACATCGAAGAAGACGACCAGAATTCATTATCCACGCATTCTGCTTAATTACTACTATTTAGACATCATCGGGTAGGTCACTTAATTCTTAAAAGAGGGAAATGGTATCTTCAAATTGCAGCAGAAGGATTCAATTAGCTAGCTTTGGAGGATGCTCTTACCAAAGACAACAATGTCTTCCCGATATTTCCATAGAAGTTTACCCAAGAATCTGCAAATATGGAGGGGTTAAGACCATAATTTTAGTCGAATCTCATTCGTAAAAAGACTTGCACCTGGCTGTAGTAAGTCACGTACTCTGATCGATAGACTGAACGGCCATCTGCGCGTAGTTTGCACAGCCACCAAGAAAGTCTAGCAAGATATTTCCAATGCTGAACCCATCTGTGCTCTTCCTCGCAAAGTTCATGACTGCCTGCATTTGATAAATCCATCCTTTAGGCCTTCCATGAAAGTCAAGAGAACACCAAAAGCAAATTCTGCAGTGGCCCGACGAGTGGTCCACATCCACTTTTGAGGACTGACTCTACTGAGGGAACGTAGCAGGCAAATGGGGAGAGTGAGCAAATGACTAACCTGCGGTATGTATTTAATAACGGTCATGCTCACTTGAATCAAGCTGCAAAAGCATAGGAGTTAGTATCATATTCGTAGAAAACATGTAAGTATCAAATTCCCAATCACTGCAGATGCTACCAAAAGAGTTTCAACAATGACCCAGATAAAGTGCCAATTCCTAACAAAGGTGCTGTGCATGGATTGCCTAAAATGCATCAATTAGGACGAATACTCTCTCTCTTGCATATAGATATGAGAGGCTCAAACAAGTCAGAGAACCAAGGAGGCAGGTATAAACTTCATCTGACCAAAGAAGTTGCATTATAGATAACAAAAGAAGGCTTCCCAAAGcgaaattatcaaaaaattgatGCTCAGGTGCACAATAACCTGCCTCTCTCACCAGACCTTTCGATTTCATTCAGTGCAACTAACCGCGACAAAATGACGTCAAGATGCACAATAACAGTGACTTTTACAATGAAACTGCAAATACTGACATTGACGGAAAACTCCAAGTCAAgataaataagaaaaggaGCTCTAAGTTTTCATAAAATTCCAGTAACTTTTtcaattgatgataaataagaatatataGGAGATCATAAGAAGATGAAAACATGATTTCCGCCGCGACTTACTTGAAAACAGAGATGAGCCAAAGCCAAGTATGGCTAGGCAGAGCAATGAAAAAGCAAACTGCTGCACCTAACCAAACTGCAGAGACAATTCCTATGGACACCTTTGAGATTTTCTGAGTGCCCCGCTGCTCAAATTTAAGATTAAGTTTGAGAAATACCGAAGTTGAAACATTAAAAGGGGGGGAATCAAGAGCAAAACAGAACAAGCTTGGAAACCACAAATAGCTGCTTACATCGTAGATTGCTATCTGGAACAGGGTTACAGCTGTTAGCAGAACGGCATGTATGGAGAATGCCACATCATTTGCAGCCACAGGTATCATCTGCAGTGATTCGGAACATCGAACATTATTAGAACAGACGAATCCATTTACAATTCATCAAGAAGCCACAGGAAACCTGTCCACAACATTTCACATATATGTAAGTCTTTTGGGTCCATATGACTGATTGGTGCTACATCGACTTCACTACAGACGGAGCGAGATCATTCTCAAGGTGGTGAACCACAAGAGTGTAGTCTCGTCCGGTAAATGTGCCCGTTCAAACTTATTAATTCGACAAATACACTATGATACGATTCTTAATGAGAATGAAAATTTGTTCTGGGGTCCCTAGAATCACATCAAGCCATTGTGCTCCGGTCAACAAATTATCCGAAACTGACACCAGAAAATGTGAATATGACTGCTATTAGTTTAGCAGAAGTAAACATCTATCAATCTGCAATTAACTGGAGAAAACACAATGACACAAACCTGCCCGTGTCCATACTTGTCGTGATACTGCTTCTGGACAGCAGCACTGAAGTAGAGGGTGGCGTTATAGATCAAATAAGAACTGTGCTTGGTCAGGTTGAGCAATACGAAGTCAAAATTCAACCCCACAACGCTGCTCGGAACCCGTAAAAAAGCGTCAGAACCATTGAAGGGTCAGGGCTCCATTGACAGCAGAGGTGtattgaaattgataaaactCAGCGATTGATTTGTTTACCTCTTGCGGCGGAAATTGAGGATGACTTGGGGGTAGAAGCTGATGGACCAGGAAACGAAAGCGGTCCATCCCAGAACTTGGTACGTGATCTCCAATGAAGTTGAGTTCCATGAAGCagccatctctctctctctctctccccctctccccCTTCCTCGTTGAGCGGcgagatgaagaagaggagcagCAAAAATGGCAAGAAATGGGGGAGAGAGTGAGTTCTAATAATGGACGAGAGGggggaagaaagagagagagagagagcgctCAACCGACAGCTGAGCAGCGCCAAGTCCGACGTCTCCGGGTTCAGTATGAATCTGGCGTTACTATTGATACAGATTAAATATACATCAGGAGTCTGTACAAA
Above is a window of Punica granatum isolate Tunisia-2019 chromosome 7, ASM765513v2, whole genome shotgun sequence DNA encoding:
- the LOC116212893 gene encoding cystinosin homolog, encoding MAASWNSTSLEITYQVLGWTAFVSWSISFYPQVILNFRRKSVVGLNFDFVLLNLTKHSSYLIYNATLYFSAAVQKQYHDKYGHGQMIPVAANDVAFSIHAVLLTAVTLFQIAIYDRGTQKISKVSIGIVSAVWLGAAVCFFIALPSHTWLWLISVFNLIQVSMTVIKYIPQAVMNFARKSTDGFSIGNILLDFLGGCANYAQMAVQSIDQNSWVNFYGNIGKTLLSLVSIFFDLLFMFQHFVLYRSKEVPASHESKDKQDPLAKTSSFDPRQPENV